The Mesorhizobium sp. AR02 genomic interval CACCCATCCAATTCATTGATATCAGAGAAAAATCCATGAAATCGCATGCAAAGGTCGTGGTCATTGGCGGCGGTGTCGTCGGGTGTTCGGTGCTGTTCCATCTCGCGCGCCACGGCTGGACCGACGTGGTGCTGCTGGAGCGTGATGAGCTGACCTCAGGCTCGACCTGGCACGCTGCCGGCGGCATGCACACGATCAATGGCGACCCCAACGTCGCCAAGCTGCAGAAATACACCATCAACCTCTACAAGGAGATCGAGGAGCTGTCCGGCCAGGCGACCGGCGTGCACCTGACCGGCGGCGTGCTGCTCGCCGCGACCGAGGCGCGGCTGGACTGGCTGCGTGGTGTCGTTGCCAAAGGCCGCTATCTCGGCATCGAGCTGGAAGTGATCTCGCCGAAAGAAGCAGCCGAACTGATGCCGCTGCTCGACCCCAAGCAGTTCGTTGGCGCCGTCCGCAACAAGGAGGACGGCCATCTCGATCCCTCTGGCGTCACCCATGCCTATGCCAAGGCGGCGCGGAAACTCGGCGCCGAGGTCGAGCGCTTCACCAAGGTCGAGGACATCGTGCGGCGGCCCGACGGGCTGTGGCGCGTCATCACCAACAAGGGCGAGGTGGTGGCCGAGCATGTCGTCAATGCCGGCGGCCTGTGGGCGCGCGAGGTCGGCCGCATGGTCGGGCTGGAACTGCCGGTGCTGGCCATGGAGCACATGTACCTGATCACCGAGGACATGCCGGAAGTCGCCGCCTGGAACGCCAAGACGGGTACGGAGATCATCCACGCTGTCGATTTCGACGGCGAACTTTACCTGCGCCAGGAACGCGGCGGCATGCTGATGGGCACCTATGAGAAGGCCAACAAGCCATGGTCCGAACACCAGACGCCATGGAATTTCGGCCATGAATTGCTCGAGCCTGACATCGACCGCATCGCGCCGTCGCTGGAGGTCGGCTTCCGGCATTTCCCGGCCTTTGAGAAGACCGGCATCAAGCAGATCATCAACGGGCCTTTCACCTTCGCGCCGGATGGCAACCCGCTGGTCGGGCCGGTGCGCGGCCTGCCGGGTTTTTGGGTCGCTTGCGGCGTCATGGCCGGTTTTTCGCAGGGCGGCGGGGTTGGTCTTGCGCTGTCCAACTGGATGATCGAGGGTGATCCCGGCGCCGACATCTGGGCCATGGATGTGGCACGCTATGGCGACTGGGCGACGATGGCCTACACCAATGCCAAGGTGCGCGAGAACTATTCAAGGCGCTTCTCGATCCGCTTCCCCAATGAGGAACTGCCCGCCGGACGGCCGTTGAAGACGACCCCGGTTTACGATCTTCTTTCGGCCAAGGGCGCGCAGTTTGGCGTCGCCTATGGGCTGGAAGTGCCGCTCTGGTATGCGCCGGAAGGCATCAAGGACGAGTTCTCGTGGCGGCGTTCCAACGATTTTTCCCATGTCGCCAGGGAGGTTGCGGCGGTTCGCGGTGGCGTCGGCCTGTCGGAGATTTCGAGCTTCGCCAAATACAAGGTGAGGGGCGACGGGGCGGCTGCCTGGCTCGACCGCATGCTCGCCTGTAAGCTGCCGAAACCCGGCCGCATGACGTTGGCGCCGATGCTCAAGGACGATGGCAGGCTGATCGGCGATTTCACGCTGGCCAATCTCGGCTCGGACGGGTGGTTCCTCGCTGGCTCCGGTATTGCCGAGCAATATCACATGCGCTGGTTCGAGGCGCATCTGCCTGGAGATGGCTCGGTTCACATCGAGGCGCTGGGGGCGAAACTCACCGGCCTTGCAATTGCCGGGCCGAAAGCGCGGGAGGTGCTGGCCAAGGTCAGCCGCGCGGATGTCTCCAACGCAGTATTTCCGTTTATGGCGGTGGCGAAGATGGATATCGGCATGGCGCCGTGCCTTGTCGGCCGCGTCAGCTACACCGGCGATCTCGGCTACGAGATCTGGGTGGCGCCGGAATATCAGCGCGCGGCGTTCAATGCGCTGATGGCGGCGGGTGGGGAGTTCGGCATCGGCCTGTTCGGCTCTCGGGCGCTCAATGCGCTCAGGCTGGAGAAGAACTACGGCTCATGGGGGCGCGAATACCGGCCGATCTACGGGCCGCTCGAAGCCGGGCTCGACCGCTTCGTCGCCTATGGCAAGGAGGCGGACTTCATCGGCAAGGCGGCGGCACTGGCCGAGCGCAAGCAAGGCGGCAAGTTGCGGCTGCGCAGCTTCATCGTCGATGCGGACGATGCCGATGTCATCGGCGACGAGCCGATCTGGTTCGGCGGCGCGGTGCGCGGCTGGGTGACGTCGGGGGGCTACGCGCATCACTCGAAAAAGTCGGTCGCCATCGGTTATGTCCCGAAGGAGATCGCCGACGAGAGCGACGGCTTCGAGATCGAACTGCTGGGCAAGCGCCACGCGGCGCGCATCCAGGCAGCGCCGCTGTTCGATGCGAATTTCGAACGGATGCGGGGGTGAAGGCTCATTGTCTTTGCCGACTGCCCAGCCGGCGAGGCCGATGAAGCGCTCGGCTAGGCGATCCCGTTAGAGCTGAAGCCGCTTCCCCCGAAAGACGCCGCAGAGCTGACACCATAGCCACTTGTTGGATGAACAGCTTCGTGATTGTGTTTCGCCGAAAAAGGGGGCGTAGAATGCCAGACGATGAAAAGCACGAAGTGTCGGTCGAGGTCGGCGTTACACCAGAGGGCCTGAAGGCTAAGATTAGGTCGCGGCTGGTTTCTGCCGTGGACTACTTCTTGGGAAATAAGGTCACAAAACGTGGCGTTGCCGATGAGTTGCTTATCGAATCCGAAAGAGCCAAAGGAAAACGAGCGGAGAAGCTTCGCGATACCCTTGCCGATATGGCAATTGACCACATCAAGAATGATCCAGCATTAGTCGAGGATTATTTGAAGTCGGAATTCCCAGGACTTTTCAAAGCCCGCGAGAACATCCAAGGGTCGATCACCCATGCGAGTGATCATCTGAATTCCCTACCTCCTCCAGTGGACGAGGAGCTTGAGGGCATCAGCGAAAACCTCGACGAAGACTGGCTTAACCTCTGGGGCAGCTATGCTGAAAAAGCATCTAGCGAAAGCATGAGGATGTGGTGGGGAAGAATCTTAGCCGGAGAAGTCCGCCAACCAGGTGCGTTTTCGCGAAGGACGCTTAGAATCGCATCCGAATTGGACAAGGACACTGCTGAGGTCTTCGCTGGCGCCATACAACGCCGGCTACCGCCAAGGTTTCTGGTAGACCCAAGAGTCGAGACAAAACCGGGCTCTCTGCGCATCCCGCAGGGAGACCTGCCTGGATTTGACCTCTTGGACAACGCCGGGCTAATTGAAATGACCGGCTCTCTTGGGGTCACCATGACCTTTCAAGCGCCAGCAGGCGTTCTGGTCAAGCTTGAGGTTGGACCATTTGTATTGCAAATGCAGCAGAGCCCGGGTTTGAAGATCTCGATTCGTGGTTTCAATCTCACTCACACAGGGATGGAGCTTGCTGCACTTCAGCCTCCAGACCATCGAACAACGGCAGAGCTACTGGCCAGACACGTTGCTACAGCTTGCAAATGGGTTCGTCTCTTGGGCCCCGATGGGCACAATGAAGTGCTGCATGGGGATCCGGAGGCCGACGGTTAGAAAGTGAATCATCTTTTCGAGCATTCAGATAGGGGCATGGCTCCCGTCTCGGTTGTAGACCGGTTCAGCATCACCCATTGCTGCGGTTGTCCAGCGCAAAAGCGCCGGCGCCGGCGAAGACCAGATAGAGGAAGATGAAGCAGAAGGAGATCGCCGCGTCGCCGCCATTGTTGGCCGGGAAGAAGTCGCGCGGCATGTGCGCCATGAAATAGGCGATCGCCATTTCACCGGCCAGGAGGAACGCAACCGGGCGCGTGAACAGGCCAAGAGCCAAGAGAATGCCGCCGGCGAATTCGAGGATGCCGGCGGTCGTCGTCAGCCCGGTGAGGGCATGAGGCTCGGCGCTGACGGGGAAGTTGAACAGTTTCTGGCTGCCATGCTCGATGAACTGCAGCGCGGTCATGATGCGCAGCACGCCGAGCGCCTGCGGCTGGTATCTGGCAAGGCCTTCAAAAAGCTTCATCTAAAACTCCATTTTCACCCTCCCGGCCCGGCCATAAATTATCGCCCGGCGCTGGACCATTCACTTCCCATGGCGTGCTATCAACAATCGGTGATTGGAAATGTTTCCCAGTATGACCTTTGATATTGTTCTCGTCTGGGTTGCATTCGTATCGCTATGGTTGTATTAGTATCGACACTCTAAACCTGTGGGTTCTTGCCATGAAAAAAGTCACCATCAGCCTATTCGCAATCCTTGCAGGCACCAGCTTCGCCATGGCCGAGGACGCCGGTTGCGAGGCCTTCAAATGGCCGGTGACGCGGGAACAGGCGCTGTTTGCCGCGGCGCCGGCGACGACGTCTGGAGCAGCGCTGGCGGTGGGTGCCGCCGCGGATCTGGCACTGGTCCCGGCGGAGAAAGCCGGTTTTACGCTGCCGCCCGAGCACGCCCCGGCAGAGGGCACGTTCGGTGCCGTCGCCAGCGTGGAGGTGCCGGCCGAAGGCGCCATTCAGATAAGCCTGTCAGGCGAGGCCTGGATCGATGTTATCCAGGACGGCAAGGCCATCAAGTCGGCCGGCTATAGCGGCGTGAAAACCTGCCCCGGCATCCGCAAGAGCGTGCGCTTCAAGCTTGCGGCCGGCCCGGCCACCGTCCAGTTCAGCGGCGCGAAAAAGGCTGAACTGAAGGTCGCGGTGCTGACGCCGGAGTGATCCCTGGGGAGCTTGAGGTCAGCGAGCTTGAGGTCAGCGGGACAGCGCCCCCTCTGGCCTGCCGGACGTTCGTCATTTGGAAAGCCAAGCAGTTGGCTTTCCATCCGCTTCGCGGACCATTCCTCAACCCCCACGAGGGGGGAGATCGGCTGTCCGATCGGCTTTCGCCAATGACGCGTTGCTGATCCGCGCCTACCGCACCGGCGCCATCAGCGCGAAATGCGCGCCTTGCGGATCCTGGCACTGCACGATCCAGCTGCCGCCGGGGACCTCCATCGGCCCCATCAGGATCTTGCCGCCATTGTCGGTGACGCGTTTTGCGGCGGCGTCGATGCCGGTGACGTTGAAATAGAACTGCCAGACCGGCACTGGAATCTGTTCGGGCTTGTTCATGATGCCGCCGCCGGATTCGGGGCCGGCCGTAAATGTCTGGTAGATGCCCATCGGGCCCATGTCGAAGTCGCCGGCATTGGCCCAGCCGAACTGGCCGGAATAAAAGTCGAACGCGGCCTTCCAATCGCTGGTGTAGAGCTCGTGCCAGCCGATATGGCCCGGTGTCGTCGCGGGAAGGACAGGCTGGTCGGGGAGATTGGGCTGCAGGAACATGAAGGTCGCGCCTTGCGGATCCGCCACGACGGCAAAGCGGCCGACGCCCGGAATGTCGTCAGGCTGGCGGTGGACGGCACCACCAGCTTTCTTGAGCGATACGGTCGAAGTATCGACATCGCTCGTGTGGATATAGCCGACCCAGGCAGGCGGCATGCCCATCTTGGCTGCATCCTCCGGCATCGTCATCAGGCCGCCGACGCCACGCTCGGCGGAATTCACCACGATGTAGCGCGGCATGCCGGGCGCCTTGTCGAAGGGTTCGGCTTTCCAGCCGACCACCTTGGTATAGAACGTCTCGGCGGCGTCGAGGTCTGATGTCATCAACTCGTACCAGAAGAAGGGCATCGGGGATTTTGGCATTGTCGGTCTCCTCACCGTTCAGGTATCGATCGTCGTGCGATCCATCCCAGGACGATCCTGGCGATGGAAATCCGACAACCGCCCGAACAATAATGTCGGCCTGTGACATGCGTTCCCCGATTGCATGCCCGGCTTTTTTCGATTTCTCTGCGGTAAGAGGGTTGTCGTTTTCATGCGCCTTATGTCGCTCACGCCTGAGCTTGTCGCACTGTGCCATCGGCAAGAGGCCGATCCCGGGCCCGACCCGAACTGGACGCAGTTGAGCGACGCGGATTTCCAAGCCCTTGCCTTGCGGCTATCCGGCGAAGCCGACGCAGGGCCGCTCTGGGTGTTCGCTTATGGCTCGCTGATCTGGAAGCCGGAATTCGAGTCGGTCGAGCAGCAGCTTGCCACTGCCTATGGCTGGCACCGATCGTTCTATCTCGACATGGTGCGTTGGCGCGGCAGTGCCGAGCAGCCGGGGCTGATGATGGCGCTCGAACGCGGCGGGCGGTGCAACGGCGTGATCTACCGCTTGCCGGACGGCGAAAAACCGGCGCAGATCGAAAGGCTGCTGCGGCGCGAGATCAGCGACCATGAGAGCATCAGCTCGGTCCGGTGGCTGCCCGTGCATACGGCGCAAGGGGCGCTGCGGGCGCTGGGCTTCTGGGTTGGCGTGAAGGGCAGGGGGACGTCGCCGAACCAGCCGCTGGAGAAGGTGGCGCGCGTCTTGGCCAGGGCCTGTGGCCATATCGGCTCCGGCGCGGAATATCTCTACAACACCGTCAGCCACCTCGAAGCGTTCGGCATCCATGACCGCAATCTGTGGCGGCTGCAGCAACTGGTGGCGGATGAGGTCCGGGCCATCCATGGCCGGCCGGTCGATGAGGACTACCCGCCCGGGCAAGAGCAGTCGATCACCGCATAACATGAGTGAAAAAATCATGTTTTTATTCAGCCTTTTCAGAGGCTTGCGCCGAAAATTGACCAATTGATAAAAAAATAAAACGTGCTAGCCTTCCCCAAAACGAAAACATGGGGAACTGACAATGCCAGAAGGCCAGTTCAAGGAAGGTATCGTCGGCGGCCGGCTTGCGCCCGACCAGTACGCGGACAATTTTTCCGACCTGCATCCGCCGCTCGATCATCACGAGGCGCTGGTCGAATCCGACCGCTGCTATTTCTGCTACGACGCGCCATGCATGAACGCATGCCCGACCTCGATCGACATTCCGCTGTTCATCCGCCAGATCTCGACCGGCAATCCGATCGGCTCGGCCAAGACCATCTTCGACCAGAATATCCTTGGCGGCATGTGCGCCCGCGTCTGCCCGACCGAGACGCTGTGCGAAGAGGTCTGCGTGCGCGAGGTGGCGGAAGGTAAGCCGGTGCAGATCGGCCGCCTGCAGCGCTACGCCACCGATGTCGCGATGGCCGAGAACAAGCAGTTCTATCCGCGCCCAGAGCCGACCGGCAAGACGGTTGCCGTGGTCGGTGCCGGTCCGGCCGGCCTTGCCGCCGCGCACCGGCTCGCCCGTCATGGCCATGACGTGACCATACTGGAAGCGCGGCCGAAGGCCGGCGGCCTCAACGAATACGGCATCGCCGCCTATAAGAGCGTCGACAATTTCGCCCAGGCCGAGGTCGACTACGTCACCGCGATCGGCGGCATCGACATCCAGAACGGCAAGGCGCTCGGCCGCGACTACCAGCTCTCCGACCTGATCCGCAATTACGACGCGGTGTTCCTCGGCATGGGGCTTGGCGGCGTCAATGCGCTGCGCGCCGATGGCGAGGATGCCGCCGGTGTCACCAATGCGGTGGAGTTCATCGCCGAGTTGCGCCAGGCCAGCGATCTCTCGGGCCTGCCTGTCGGCCGCCGCGTCGTCGTCATCGGCGGCGGCATGACGGCGATCGACGCCGCCGTGCAGTCGAAACTGCTCGGCGCCGAGGAGGTGACGATCTGCTACCGGCGCGGCCAGGAGCACATGAACGCCTCCGGGTTCGAGCAGGACCTGGCCGCCGCCAACGGCGTCACCATCCGCCACTGGCTGCAGCCGAAGCGCGTTATCGCCGACGGCGGCAAGGTGTCGGGCATCGAACTCGAATACACGGCATTGAAGGGCGACAAACTCGCCGGCACCGGCGAGACGCTGACGCTGGTTGCCGACCAGGTATTCAAGGCGATCGGCCAGAGTTTTGTGCCTGCCGCTCTCAATGGTAGCGGGGCCTCGATCGATCTCGAAGCCGGCCGCATCAAGGTCGATGCGGAAGGCCGCACTTCGCTGGCGAAAGTCTGGGCCGGCGGCGACTGCATCTTCGGCGGCGACGACCTGACCGTCTCGGCCGTGGCGCAGGGGCGCGATGCGGCGGAGAGCATAACCAGGAGTCTGACGCAGGGATAAGGGTCATGAGCGCGGTGGAACCGGGCATCGCCCGTCACTACGACATAGCGGGTCTCGAGCAGCGCATTCTTGCCGCGCTCGCCGATACGGGCGTGGACATTGCCCATCTGCGTGCCGGCGATCTCGAAGCGGTCGACGAATTCCACATTGGCGGTGTCGCCGCCACGCGGGAACTCCTTGAGCAGATGGGTTTGAAGCCGGGAGCCAGGCTGCTCGACATTGGTTCCGGCGTGGGTGGCCCAGCCCGCTTTGTCGCCAACAATGCCGGCGCCGATGTCACCGGCATCGATCTCACGCAAAGCTATGTCGACATCGCGACCAGCCTGTCGAAGCGCACGGGAATGGCCGACAAGACGCGCTTCGTGCAGGGCAGCGCGCTGGACATGCCGTTCCAAAACGCCAGCTTCGACGCGGCAATGATCCTGCATGTCGGCATGAATCTTCCCGACAAGCCGAAGCTGATGAGCGAGGCTGCGCGCGTCCTCAAGCCGGGCGGCGTCTTTGCTGTGTACGACGTGATGCGGCTGAAGGCCGGTGTGCTGACCTATCCGCTGCCATGGGCCTCCAACGAGACCATGTCCTTCGTCGTCACGCCAGACGACTATCGCTCGGCGGCGACGGCTTCGGGGTTCTCGGTGGCCGCCGAGCGACAGCGTGGCGCCTTTGCCATCGAATTCTTTGCCACGGTGCGTGCCAGGATGGCCGCCGCGCAAGCAGAGGGCAAAAAACCGCTGCCCGGCGTCGGCCTGATCATGGGCGAGAGCGCCCGCACCAAGATCGCCAATATCACTGCCGCGCTTGAAGGCGGCATTCTCGCACCCGTCGAATTGATCCTTCGTCTCGGCTGAAAGGGACCTGTCATGGCTGACATCCGCAACAATTTCGTCGGCATCAAATCGCCCAATCCGTTCTGGCTGGCTTCGGCGCCGCCGACCGACAAGGCCTACAACGTCATCCGCGCCTTCAAGGCAGGGTGGGGTGGCGTGGTCTGGAAGACGCTGGGTGAGGAAGGGCCGCCGGTGGTCAACGTCAACGGTCCGCGCTACGGCGCGATCTGGGGCGCCGACCGGCGCCTGCTCGGCCTCAACAACATCGAACTGATTACCGACCGCGACCTGCAGGTCAATCTGCGCGAAATCAAGCAGGTCAAGAAGGACTGGCCCGACCGCGCCATCGTCGTCTCACTGATGGTGCCCTGCGTCGAGGAGAGCTGGAAGGCGATCCTGCCGGTGGTCGAGGAGACGGAAGCTGACGGCATCGAGCTCAATTTCGGCTGCCCGCACGGCATGTCGGAGCGCGGCATGGGTGCTGCCGTCGGCCAGGTGCCGGAATATATCGAAATGGTGGTGCGCTGGTGCAAGGCCAACACCCGCATGCCTGTCATCACCAAGCTGACACCCAACATCACCGATGTGCGCAAGCCGGCGCGGGCCGCGCTCGCCGGCGGCACCGACGCGGTGTCGCTGATCAACACCATCAACTCGATCACTGGTGTCGACCTCGACTCCTTCGCGCCGCAGCCGACCATCGACGGCAAGGGCTCGCATGGCGGCTATTGCGGCCCTGCGGTGAAGCCGATCGCCATGAATATGGTGGCCGAGATCGCGCGCGATCCGGAAACGCATGGGCTGCCGATCTCCGGCATTGGCGGCATCACCACCTGGCGTGACGCCGCCGAATTCATGGCGCTCGGCGCCGGCAATGTGCAGGTGTGCACGGCGGCGATGACCTATGGCTTCAAGATCGTGCAGGAGATGATCGCCGGTCTCGAAAACTGGATGGACGAGAAGGGCCACCGCTCGCTCGACGACATTGTCGGCCGCGCCACGCCCAATGTCACCGACTGGCAGTATCTCAACCTCAACTATGTCGCCAAGGCGCGTATCGACCAGGACGCCTGTATCAAATGCGGCCGCTGCCACATCGCCTGCGAGGACACCTCGCATCAGGCGATCACCAGCATGGTCGACGGCCTCAGGCATTTCGAGGTGATCGAGGCCGAATGCGTCGGCTGCAATCTGTGCGTCAATGTCTGCCCGGTCGAGAACTGCATCACCATGGAGCCGCTGGCGGTCGGCGTGATGGACCAGCGCACCGGCAAGCCGGTGTCGCCGATCTACGCCAACTGGACGACGCACCCGAACAACCCGATGGCCAAGGTGGCGGCGGAGTAGGGGTTTTCGTTCGCAGAATTTGGGTTCCTCGCCCCACGAAGTGGGGAGAGGTGGCCCGGCGAAGCCGGGACGGAGAGGGGCCTTCGGGACGACTGGGAACTGCCCAAGGCTCCTGATCGCCTGCCTATCTGCTCGCGTCTCATTCTTCACCGGTTCTGACTTCGTAGAGGTCGTCCCCCTCTCCGTCCCGGCTTCGCCGGGCCACCTCTCCCCCGCTTCGCGGGGTGCGAGGAACCCAAGTCCTGTGAAGCCATCACGAATATCGGGACACCTCCATTTCCCTATTGCAGATAAAAAATATCCACGATAAAAGATATCCATGGATAGGAGATCGGTCCCATGAAGCTGGGCGAGGGCGTTGAAGCGGCGATCCATTGCGCGGCCACGCTGGCGAGCGTCGAGGGCAACAGCACCATGCCAGGTGCGGCCCTGGCAGAGGCGTTCGGCCTGTCGCCGAGCTATCTCCTGAAGCATCTCAACATGCTGACCGCCGCGCGCATCCTGGAATCGGTGCCGGGGCCGGCGGGTGGCTATAGGCTGGCGAGGCCGGCCGAACGCATCACGCTGCTCGACATCGTGCTGGCGGTCGAAGGGCGCGAGCCGGCATTTCGTTGCGGCGAGATCCGCCGCAACGGCCCGGTCAAGCTCGATGCATCCGCCTATGTCAAACCCTGCGGCATCAATGCCGCGATGCTGAAAGCCGAGCGCGCCTATCGGGCGGCGCTCGCCGAAACAAAGCTGTCCGACATCGTGGCGGATTACGCGGCAGAGGGCGATCCGAGATCCTTTGCCGCGAGCTGCGCCTTCGTGGCGCGCCACCAGCGGCCACAGAAACCCAGTTCAACCCCGCAAACCCCAAAGCAGATGTGAAAGGACATCAAGATGAAACAGAGGATGCAATTTTACGCCAAGGCGCCCGAGATCATGAAGGCGGTGTCGGCGCTCAACAAGGCGGTCGACGAATGCGGGCTCGAGGTCAGCCTGCTGCACCTGATCAAGCTCAGGGCTTCGCAGATCAATGGCTGTTCCTTCTGCGTCGAGATGCACAGCCGCGAGGCGCGGCGCGATGGTGAAACCGAGCAGCGGCTCTATCTCGTCGCGGCCTGGAAGGAATCGCCGCTGTTTTCCGCGCGTGAGCGCGCCGCCTTCGCCTGGACGGAAGCCGTGACGCTGATCGCCAACAATGGCGTGTCGGATGAGCTTTATGCGCGCACGCTGGAGCATTTCTCGGAAGAGGAACTGGTCAAGCTGTCCGTCGCGCTCGGCATGATCAACACCTGGAACCGGCTGTGCATTCCGTTCCACGCCATTCATCCGATGCCGGCCGCCAAGGCGGCCTGATTGTCCTGATGTGTTTGGGAGCGCCGTCGGGGAGGCGGCGCTCCAACTGTTTTCAAAGGGAGCGTTTGATGCCTGTCGATTTGCCTTCGAGTTTATTGTTTCTCGGCCGCCTGTTGCTTGGCGCCGCCTTCGTCTTCGCCGGCCTGCGCAACATCCAGAACGCGGCTTTCCTGACCGGGCTGATGGCCGCGCGCGGCGTGCCGCAGGCGCGGCTGGCGCTGTGGGCCGGCATCGTGCTGCAGGTTATTGCCGGCGCCCTGGTGATGGCCGGCCTGTGGACCGCGATCGCCTGTGCGGTGCTGGTGCTGTTCCTGATCGTCGCCACGCCGATGTTCCACAATTTCTGGGACCATCAGGGCCCAGACCGCGCCGCGCGCATCAACGGCTTCGTCGGCAATGTCGCGCTGAGCGGAGGGTTCCTGACGCTGATCGCGCAGTCGCTCTGAAGGGCGGAGTCACGCGGCAAATCGCAAGCCGCCATCGCAGGTCAGCACCTGGCCAGTCATGAAACCGTTGGAAACAAGGAAGGCTATCGCCGAGGCGACGTCCTCGGCGCGGCCGATCCTGCCCACAGGCGTCTTGCCGGCATATTCGGCAAAGACCGCCTGCCGCTGTTCGTCGGGCAAAAAATCCCACCACGGCGTGTCGATGACGCCGGGCGCCACGACGTTGACGCGCAGCGGCTTCAGCTCGACAGCCAGGATCGGTGTCACGGTCAGCAGCATACCGTTGACGGCACCGATGCCGGCGACGCCGGGCATGGTGACCTGAGCCGACACCGCCGATATGAAGGTGACCGATCCCGATCTGTTGAGCGTCGGCAATGCCGCCTGCAGGCAGGACAGTTGCGGCCGCACCTTCTCCTCGACGCCGCTGCCGATGTCGGCAAGGTCGAGCGTCGCGAAGGGGCCAAGGCCCTTGCCGCCGCTCGCCGCCAGAACGAGGTGGTCGAACGGGCCGAGGCGCTCGAAGAACTGACGGACCTCATCCGGCTTGGACGCATCGAACGCCACCTTGTCGGCAGCACCGCCAAGGCTCTTCCAGGCGCTGTTGAGCTTGTCCTGGTTGCGCCCGGTGATCGTCACCTTCATGCCGGGACCAATCAGCTTGCGCGCGGTCGCCAGGCCGATGCCGGACGAGCCGCCGATGATGACTGTGTGTTCGGTTCTGTCGGTCATGAGTGTTGTTCCTTCGATTTTGAGGAGGCCGGGCCGACAAGGTCGAGGCTCAGGCTTCGCAATTGCTGTCTTGCCCTGGCGTCGTAGGCCTGGGCGTCGGCGCGAGATTCGCGCAGGCCGTCGAAATAGAGGCCAGCGCGTCCTTCGAGCGCGGGTGAGGTGGCGAGATTGACGATGGCATCGGCGCCGGTCTCCACCGAACTCCATGGCGTCACGCCTGCCTGCCGGACCATGGTCGTGTCCATGTAGCTCGCCGGATGCAGCGCATTGACGGTGACCCCGGTGCCTTTCAACTGTTCCGCCAGATCGACGGTGAACAGGATCTGCGCCAGCTTGCTCTGGCAGTAGGCGCGCACGCCGCTATAGCCATGGGTCAGCATGACATCGCCGAAATCGATCGCCTGCTGGCCGGCCGAGGCGACATTGACGATGCGCGCCGGCACGCTGGCCTTCAGCAGCGGCAGAAGCTCCGCGGTCAGCAGGAAACCGGCGAGATAGTTGACCGCGAAGCGCAGTTCGTAGCCGTCGGCGCTGATCTGTCGTTTGGCGCCTGCCGTACCGATGCCGGCATTGTTGATGAGGATGTCGAGCCGGTTCGTCCTGGCGCGGACAGCTTCGGCGAGGCGGCGAACTTCGGCCAGCGAGGCGAGGTCGGCGGCGAAGAACTCGGCCTTGCCGCCAGCGGCTTCGATTTCGGCAACCGCTGCCTTGCCGCGCGCCGCATCGCGACCGTGCACCAGCACGCGGGCGCCGGCGGCACCCAGCCTTTGTGCCACGACGCGACCGACGCCGTCGGTCGAGCCGGTGATGAGGATTGTCTTGTCTTTCAGGTCCATGTCCAGAGCCTCCTGTATGTCGCTCTGGACGCAAGATGGGGCATCCGGCTGATCTCAAACAGTTCAAACTTTATCCTGGTATCAGTACTGCTATAATAGGCATCATGGATGCTCCCACTCACTCCGCTGAAGA includes:
- a CDS encoding GcvT family protein yields the protein MKSHAKVVVIGGGVVGCSVLFHLARHGWTDVVLLERDELTSGSTWHAAGGMHTINGDPNVAKLQKYTINLYKEIEELSGQATGVHLTGGVLLAATEARLDWLRGVVAKGRYLGIELEVISPKEAAELMPLLDPKQFVGAVRNKEDGHLDPSGVTHAYAKAARKLGAEVERFTKVEDIVRRPDGLWRVITNKGEVVAEHVVNAGGLWAREVGRMVGLELPVLAMEHMYLITEDMPEVAAWNAKTGTEIIHAVDFDGELYLRQERGGMLMGTYEKANKPWSEHQTPWNFGHELLEPDIDRIAPSLEVGFRHFPAFEKTGIKQIINGPFTFAPDGNPLVGPVRGLPGFWVACGVMAGFSQGGGVGLALSNWMIEGDPGADIWAMDVARYGDWATMAYTNAKVRENYSRRFSIRFPNEELPAGRPLKTTPVYDLLSAKGAQFGVAYGLEVPLWYAPEGIKDEFSWRRSNDFSHVAREVAAVRGGVGLSEISSFAKYKVRGDGAAAWLDRMLACKLPKPGRMTLAPMLKDDGRLIGDFTLANLGSDGWFLAGSGIAEQYHMRWFEAHLPGDGSVHIEALGAKLTGLAIAGPKAREVLAKVSRADVSNAVFPFMAVAKMDIGMAPCLVGRVSYTGDLGYEIWVAPEYQRAAFNALMAAGGEFGIGLFGSRALNALRLEKNYGSWGREYRPIYGPLEAGLDRFVAYGKEADFIGKAAALAERKQGGKLRLRSFIVDADDADVIGDEPIWFGGAVRGWVTSGGYAHHSKKSVAIGYVPKEIADESDGFEIELLGKRHAARIQAAPLFDANFERMRG
- a CDS encoding DUF2806 domain-containing protein, producing MPDDEKHEVSVEVGVTPEGLKAKIRSRLVSAVDYFLGNKVTKRGVADELLIESERAKGKRAEKLRDTLADMAIDHIKNDPALVEDYLKSEFPGLFKARENIQGSITHASDHLNSLPPPVDEELEGISENLDEDWLNLWGSYAEKASSESMRMWWGRILAGEVRQPGAFSRRTLRIASELDKDTAEVFAGAIQRRLPPRFLVDPRVETKPGSLRIPQGDLPGFDLLDNAGLIEMTGSLGVTMTFQAPAGVLVKLEVGPFVLQMQQSPGLKISIRGFNLTHTGMELAALQPPDHRTTAELLARHVATACKWVRLLGPDGHNEVLHGDPEADG
- a CDS encoding DoxX family protein — its product is MKLFEGLARYQPQALGVLRIMTALQFIEHGSQKLFNFPVSAEPHALTGLTTTAGILEFAGGILLALGLFTRPVAFLLAGEMAIAYFMAHMPRDFFPANNGGDAAISFCFIFLYLVFAGAGAFALDNRSNG
- a CDS encoding VOC family protein, with amino-acid sequence MPKSPMPFFWYELMTSDLDAAETFYTKVVGWKAEPFDKAPGMPRYIVVNSAERGVGGLMTMPEDAAKMGMPPAWVGYIHTSDVDTSTVSLKKAGGAVHRQPDDIPGVGRFAVVADPQGATFMFLQPNLPDQPVLPATTPGHIGWHELYTSDWKAAFDFYSGQFGWANAGDFDMGPMGIYQTFTAGPESGGGIMNKPEQIPVPVWQFYFNVTGIDAAAKRVTDNGGKILMGPMEVPGGSWIVQCQDPQGAHFALMAPVR
- a CDS encoding gamma-glutamylcyclotransferase, whose protein sequence is MRLMSLTPELVALCHRQEADPGPDPNWTQLSDADFQALALRLSGEADAGPLWVFAYGSLIWKPEFESVEQQLATAYGWHRSFYLDMVRWRGSAEQPGLMMALERGGRCNGVIYRLPDGEKPAQIERLLRREISDHESISSVRWLPVHTAQGALRALGFWVGVKGRGTSPNQPLEKVARVLARACGHIGSGAEYLYNTVSHLEAFGIHDRNLWRLQQLVADEVRAIHGRPVDEDYPPGQEQSITA